GAATTTTCCAGAAACCAAAAAAGGCAAGCCAACAAATTTCCAAGAAGAACGCATTCGAGCGCCTAAATTCTACAAGCCCGACCTTTTATAGACTCAGATGCGCAACTCCAGCCACCCCAACAATTTCAGAAGCCAAGGATAGCCGGGATCACTAAGTGAGCTACGAAACAGAGGAAGACCGAGCACAACATCCAAACCCATTTCAAAATTACAAGATCTAACAAACGAGACATAAAAATTTACGGCTTTTGGATGGATCGTAGAAGAAGTGAGAAGGTCAGGGGAATATGGGTGAAAGGATACCTAGTACAAACTCGTCgtcggacgaggaggaggaggagcattcATAGGCACGTAGAGTTTCTTTCTCCATCTTCTTCTGCGTTACCCTCGGCGCTCTCTTCCACAACCCTATATTTCTCCTTCTCCCCGTCTCGCTCGGGCGGAAAGTCCAACCGACCGAAGAGAGAGGGGCAATTGCGGGTTCTCTCTGGGCCCAATACGGCCCATGAAGAGCCTTTACCTTTTGAGACGCAAAGAAACTGGGAGATGCTACTGATGGGTCTCTGTCGGCCCAATGAGGCCCATAAAGGGCCTATACCTTTCGAGATGCAAGCACACTGAGCAGGCCGATGGAGCGGAAGGACACCTTCCTACTGGTGGCTAGCGCAGTCTCCCGCGGGTCCCGCGGAGTTCTGCCAGTGGGAATCGCAACTTCCCTGGCCGGTCGCTCTGCCGAGACAGGTAGGCTTGGACCGGGTCTAAGCTGGCGCGCCTGGAGCCGTCGGGAAACGCCACGTATCACAATCCTTCATTTTAGAGAGGTATACGCATAGAGAAGTGTATGCGGGAACGCCTTCTCGCCGCCCATGTGTCAAATCATGCGATGACATCGACTTCGTGATGGGCATCGGACGGTTGAAAATCTGCCACGCATACAATCTCGAGAGCGAAGAGGGAGAAGGCGTCGTATGGACGACACGTAAGCCGACTAAGTAATTAATGCCTTCTTCTCCGGGCTCTTCTTTGGCCCTTTCCATCTCTTCCCTCTCATAACTCTCCTTTGGCAGTCCTCGATTCGAGGAGGATTGGGAGGCGATTTCCGGCCTTAAGGTTAGGGCTTCGGTTCCCTTCTACTATACCTGATCTATTTCTGTTCTCGTTCTTAAACCAGTGGGCGGAGTATTTGCAATCCGTTCGCTTATTCGACTTCTACTCTTCTTTCTTTCCAGCAGGGATCGCCAAGCGGTTTGAACGGCGGAGATCTCCGCAGAAGAATCTTGACGAGGGCCGTCAAAAAGgtgctttttttttcttcctcatgTTTGAGGGGAGTCAGGGTTGGGCTTGGATTTGTTAATGATGTTGATTCCTACCTGATCGAGGGTTTTATTTTTAGGTTGAAATGTTCTTTCTATGTTTATTGCTTGGCGTATTGTGAAGGGAAAATTCTCGAATCGATAATAGAGAAGATGATTCTTTTCTCATGAGTCGTTATCGTTGTTTTTTCCAAAGATCATGGTAAACTTCgatttatttggatatcaagaaATAAAGACAAGTGATTTGCAGCAAAGCTATGATTTTTTTTCGCTGTTATGATTGAAAATAGAAGATTTTTATGAACGTTCATTTCTCCCTTTTGGTTAGTTGTTTATGATGAGTTTGGGGATTAATTTGAGGTCATAGGCTTTGAATAGTCGCCACTTCTGTGTACCCGTCCGTCTTTTTTCCCTATGTTCTTTTTTTCAACGCTAGATCGACATAGATAGATGTCTTCTATAATTGAgaaggagagagacagagagattaaagtagcttttttcttttttttacactGTTCCCATTTGTAGgaaaattattattcttttttatttttgttggttTTCTGGGTCAGATTGAGCATATAGGTTATGAAGTACTATGGAGTTTATGGTCGTAAATTGGTGTGAGTAATAGAGTTATTAGATTTTCTATGCACTAGATTTAAATTGTCATGTAAATGACTTTCTTGTTCTCGGCTGATGTTAATGTGATACAGGAGAGTTAGCAATGGAGCATGATGAGACAGGATGCCAAGCCCGTGAAGGACCAATCCTTTGCATCAACAACTGTGGTTTCTTTGGAAGTGCGGCAACCATGAACATGTGCTCCAAGTGCCACAAGGAGATGATTCAGAAGCAGGAACGGGCCAAGATGGCAGCATCCTCGATCGACAGTCTTGTGAACGGCAGCAGCAGTGGTAGCGGAAAAGAGCATGTTGTGTCTGGGAATGCTGATGTAGCTGTTGTCTCTGTGGAGCCTAAGATGATTTCAGCACAGACATCTAATGCTTCAGGCTTGACCGAAGCTGGAGAAGCAAAGGCAAAGGAGGGCCCAAACAGGTGTGGCACTTGTAGGAAACGGGTTGGTCTGACTGGCTTCAGTTGTCGGTGTGGGAACCTTTTCTGCACTGTGCACCGCTATTCGGATAAGCATGACTGCCCATTCGATTACCGAAAGGCAGCGCAGGATGCTATTGCCAAAGCAAACCCTGTCGTTAAGGCTGAAAAGCTTGACAAGATTTAGAGCTATGGGGTGAAGCTTAACGAACTCTGGTCCAATGATCTCGACATTATCATGCCTTTTCTTTCACTCAGCTGGTTCTTGGTGTCCTTTGATGCTATAAATGGCTGGATCACCGATGCATAGGGCATCCTTACAGCTTCATGAACTCTATTTTGTTGGTTGGAAAAGGTCTCCATGTTGGTTCTGCTGCATAAACTTTAATATGTGCTGCTTTGGTGGTTCTGTCGTCTAATGCTTCAATTAGGTTTGTTTCTGACTTGGTTGTCATGATACATTCTATGGACGGTAGTAATAATCAAATAGTGCATGGATTCATGTCAAAAGTCATATATTTGTTTCATCTTATCAAGATAGACTGCATGCTTCAATTCTGCAAAAGCCAAATCTGCATGTCATCCTTTCCTCTGCTGATGGGAATTGATCTTTGTAGAAATAGCCTTTGGAACAAGTGTTGCTATGGTATATTAGCAAAGTATTTGTAGTATTTCTTTATTTACCTTTTCCCTGATTACTCTTTTTGTGTTGCGATGTTTGTGTTAATGCCTCTATCTGGAAATTCATCCACCTTGaactttttcttttgctttatatTCTTTTATATAAATTCATTTACCTATGAACATTGAGACAATGTATAACCCCACTTGTGTGTATTGCATGATAAGTGTCATATATCGAGTCTTTTCGACAATACTTGATTTGATTAATTCCATGTTCAAGGTACAGACTCTGAACTTTGGGTGTTGTGATATCAGCAGGTGTAAGAATTACCAAAGGATGATACATAAGTTCGATAGTTCCTCCCTGCACCCCTCCACCTCTTTCTCTTACCATATTCCTATGTTTATTGACGTTAGTACTATAGAAGAATGAAGCAGTTTTTCCTCTCATGTTGTGCTACTGTGTTAAGGCTCTCAAAAAGTTGAAGTTTGCGTTGTTAATCTGACATGTTTATAGGCAGTGTTGTTGTTAGTCCATGATTAGCAGATGTGGTTTTATGTCAATAATTGTTACCATCAGCATGGTACATGAACTGCATTTTATATCATTTCTGTGGTAAACGAGTTGTTTGTATCAGCAGTTTCTTTGTTGTTATCTTTGGTCCTACAGCATGTGTTTGTATTGCTTCCCTTTTATGATGTGGTGGTGTGAATTTTCTTTGGTAATCTCACATATCATATCCTCTGAAGTTGAGGTGTGGCTTTTGGAAAGGGAGTGATGTTGATACAGAAGTTGCTACTAGCATACTATCAGCAAATGACTGTATAAGCAACTCTAAATGAAGTGGTATATGATAGCTGATGCTATTGGTGGGTACACGAACTACACAGTGTATTTGGTGTCGCAATGGGATTGTTCCTTTGTGATAAAGATGATTAGAGTTTTGAGGTATAGAAATAACCTTTCTCTAATCTATATCAGTTTTGTTAACaaggtttctttttatttttccctcttttatctaCTTCAAGTTATTAAGGCAGTGTTCCTTAGATCCTACGGCGATCTTCTTTGATCCTAAGTGACTACAGTGATCTAATAAAATCTTAATCTAGTTTGTATCTTTAAAATTTTTGGTGTCTgatgaaattttaaataattttaatcttTGATAAGCATATTAGTACACTATCAGATTAATATTCTGGGTATTATCAGAtcaatatatatgtttgtatgtacGTGTAATAAGATATATTGAAAGATGTTTTGAATCTTTTTTAATCTTTAATAAGTGGGTTTGATCCATCACTATCAAACCAATCTTTTAAGGTATATTGAAAATTAAAGCTATTGATACAATGCAGCGTGCATCAAGTTTCTATAGCAGTTTGAAACATGAGTGTCTGGGAAACAAAGTTCAATATATATTGAATTGATTCTGTATTAAACAAAAATGATTTGGAACCGTGATCTCGTTTATAAAATGGTGACCTGAACCACTTACATCAAACGGCTGCTGCTTGCTTAGATAGGAACATTAAGATTTATTATATACGCATACTATATGAGGAATTAGGGTATCATGCTCTACAGATTAATGATCAGAGAGACGGTAATGCAAGGAATACGTCCACTCGACTCATCCTAACAATATATTAGATCTGCGCTGTGCATACAGGTGTTATGATAGTACCAAAGCACCACTAATGCTGCAGTTTAGAGTTCCGTCTTCAGTCGGTTTGAATTTAGTGGCACTACAGAAACAAAAAAGCAACCAATGTGGAGAGGTCAGAAAATATTTATGCTTACATAAGGATGATAATTAAGACGTGCATAAAGGTTAAAAAAGTAATAGAATCGTGTTCATGACTACATAGGTCTCTACAAACACAGCTTTCATGAAGATATGGGTTTTTACAACAAAATGGCAGCAATCATGAAGATAGTGGAGTTGGGTCCATCACAAAGACATACAAATATAAGTCTTTTACCAAGAGGTTTTTCCATCATTAAGCATCAAGATACAAGTAATACACCAACCACTCACAGTCCTTCATTCTTTAACCTTAAAAGATGTTTTTAGAAGCAACTAGGTTAAATATAGCTACATGCCTTCTTAAAACAGCATAATACTATTACTTAGCTAACACCATCAACAATCAAGTGCAGTAATACAGTAAAAAGCTCTTTTCTATCCGGTTGGTGAAATAGCTTCAGCCAGCAGTCATTATAACTAGCATGTATCAAcattaaggtttttttttttccagttgATATTAAACACATACAAAAGGACAAGGACACAGTTGTCTCTGAATCCATATGACCACTTGTCATATTCTTGGGATTCGTCAAATAATTTTCGGTGAGCAAAATTATTTAAACTCTAAGTCGAAAGTTAATTACTGGCAGAAGTAGCTGAATTACACCATCTTTTATATGTTACAACTTGTAAACAAGAATATTTAAGCCATTCTTGATCTTTGCAAAGTTCTTAAGAGTGCCTACTGTTGAACAAGCATGTTCGATAAGCGGTAAAAACATTATCACCCTCAATGTTCGATTCAAACAGTCTCAAAAGTATAACAGTAGATAGTTTGAATTTGCCAATAGGCCTTAAAGTTTTGCCAAGAATGTCAAAAGAACTTGAGTTCTAACATTCTCAATAGAACATGAGCTGTTCCTCAGCTAGACAGCTGCATCATTACTGGCAGAGACCAACGAACAGTGTACATCTTCAAGATCACATGGAAATTAAGTGAAAGTCCAATGTGTATGTGTCCTTGACGACAAAGTAAATAAAGGAAAATAACTAGCAAAGTTTGACACGGAAATGAACCAACAAACTGGCAATGCTGCTGTCATCCACTTGACCCGAAAAGATCGAACCCAATGAGCCTTTTACGGTACCGATAGTCAACTTATGAGGTCGGAACAGGAAAAAGAAAACCGACTTCGCTGACGACAATTTGTTGCCCAACGCCCAGAATCGACAGAAACAAAAGATAGTTGTACAAAGTGAGTGATGGAGGAAATCTACGCCAAAGGGACCATTGGGACCAGATCAGAACTAGGTGAGGGCGGGGGTAGAGAAATTAAAAAAGAGGAGGCCCTCATTGCCTGAAGTAATTATTTATAGTTTTGGGCCCGGCAATGCCACCCGATTCCAACAGGAGCATTGAGGATTCaccccaaaaaaaaaattctttactTTGTCCTCCCCAAATTTTTTCCTTCAAACTCAGAATCCACTCTGACACGTTTTAAAATTCTAGCTCAATAAGAATTTAAAGCCCATGGATACTCTAAATTGTGAATGTTACACATGTGCCAAGCATATGAACACAGGTAACAGTAAGAGTAAGGTAGAAGGATTACCGGAACTGGCAGGGTCATAACCAACAAGTGAGGTCGCAGGGCTAAGGAGGAAGTGGGGATGTGCGACGCCATTGTTCTCCCACACCGTCGACGATTGCTGGGGGTGCACCACATCGAGGTGCCAAATCTGCGGCGGCGCCGGCATCCGCCGTATTCCGCCAGTGGATGCGGCCGTGTCTGACGCCCACATGGCGGGGTCCGAGGCCCCTCCGCCACACCCGCTGGCCACCGCCAGCGGTCCACACTGCCATTAACGACAACGTTTCACGTCAAATCAACTCGATTCCCGTCTCAGGACGTACCACGACGGTACGCCCATCAGCATATAGTGAGGCATTACAGCAATCGAGCATTTAATACACCACAAACGGAACTCACAACATCATGTCGCGATCAAGAGGTTTGAGCGCACACAACGTGGCAGAATTATATTCTATATGTGGCCTTTATCGCATGATATTCAGAGAAAGAAGACGGGAACGAAGAACGAGGCGTTACCTCTGCCGATAGTATGTGGTCGAGGCCGCTAAAGTCGATCCTTGGGTTGACCGCCGCTAGTTTCATCGACAGGAACTGCGAAGCACGGTGGAGAAATCGGTGACGTTATTGCTTACAATTGTTCTACAGGCGTGGGGCTTTTTGGTAAATCTGCGACTGAcattattgagagagagagagagagagagaggggcggtAGTGGTGGGGCAAGTGGCGCACCTCGACTTGTCTTTGCAGAGACTGGACATGGTTGATAATTTCATCGAGCACCAATGCCGTACCTGTTATCTGCGTCACAAGACAGCGCAATAAGATTAGATAATGCACTTTCAAGTCCTCTTTCTGCCACCGGGCGTCATATCAGTAGGCAAGAGCAGAGTGTGATTCTCCTGGAAAGAATAGCTAATCAATCATAAGCAACAATTTGGATGAGTTATTACTGTAGTTGATGCTCCTCCGCTGTCATGTGCATATTTTAATGTAGCTGTCTGTATCTGTTGCGTCTGTCACCGAAAAGATGAACCTTTCCGAGGCCTCAAAAGACCACTCGAATTGCCCCAATCACATCCTGTCCTCCATCTCCTTCCAACTTATCCTTCAGAGCCACTAGAGACGAGTGCCGGATCTTTCTACCCGATTACCCGCATCCGAGGATTTTTCTCTGATCGATCATTTACTTCTATTTTTAAACCATTGCATATAAGATTTTAATTCATACACAAAGGAATTTTACctcttaatgattttcatgaaatatattataattaagatAAACTTTGATCTATGAAAATATGCTTTAGCAGACCTTCTAAgaaaatcaaatttttttaaaaataatccaTATAAAAATCTTGATTTCTCTTTTATCCCTATTCTTTCACATAACTTACTTATATAAATAACATTGATTCTAAAGAGAGATCAAGTATGTCTTCCATCAAGACATCCAGACTCTTACACACCGTGaaagaatatatatttaaaaatattaatagatATAACAATTCAAATAAAATATCTCAATTTCATCAATCGATaggattttaataatttattatttttaaaataccaTATGCAATCTAAATACTTTAACTTTTATTTTCTatagtaattaaaaaaaatgagtcCACGATGATCGGCTCTACCGGGTCGGATGAGATAGGGATCTTTATACCAAGATCCGACAAGGGCTAATCCCACTAGGCGGGGGACCCAACTTAGAGGACAAGACGAGGACACGCTGTTGGGTAAGCCAACCCAGATCCAAATCATTTGGCACTTAAATGGTCAATAGTGGACCCAACACCCCATAAGCTTCATTAATACAAAAAGGTTTAGAACTAGGATGTATTTATTTAATAACTTAATTAAGGCATGGGGAGCAGCATTGCTACTGCTAATCATATCTAACAAGCCAATGATTGAGGTAATTACCAACCTTGCTGCAGCCCGGGACCAGCTCCTGCAGAAGCTTCATCCGCGCATTTATTTTTTCCCTCCGCGCctacaataaattaaaatataatataaaatattacaaaCAATAAATTAATGGATTATTTAGCAGCTAATCGAGCAGGATTACCCTCTCCGCCAAGCTGTGGCTATCGGTGGCTTGTCCTCGGCGAGCACGGACGTGAACGTAAGGGAGCTTGTCGCCGCTGGTGTTCTCCTCAGCAGCGGGCTTCGCCGCAGAGGTATTCTCCTCCGCGCTCTTGCTCTTCTTCGCGACGGCCTTCGCCTGCGTAACGAAAGAGAGATTAGGTAAGGAGGAAGGTTATCTTACCGGGATAGGAAACCCCAACGGGGTCGCCGGCTTACCTTGCTCTTCTCGCACTCCTTCCTCTTCGACGGCCGCCGAGGCTTCCCGGCGGGGGCCGGGAGGGTCGGCGGCGAATCGGAGTCCGGGGGCTCTGCCTTGAGTCCAGGCGAGAGACCCCCGCCGGAGCTCGACGCCGGGGAGTCGTCGGTGGCGAAGACCGAGAACCTGGCGGCGCGCTCCACGAAGGTGGAGGAGCAACCGAACGGGAGACGGAGTGTATCCGTCGCGGCGGAGGCGGGGGGCTCACCGGGCCCTGGATGGTGGAGGAGCTCCACGGCCTGGTTGGCGGGGAGGCCGAGGAGCGCAGTGAAGGAGCCGCCAGCCGCCGATGAGGCGTCGAAGCTCGGGTCGATGAGGCTCTGGATCTCCTCCTCGAAGCGAAGCGACTCGGCGATTTCCGGCGTGTAAGTGCCGGAATTCCCGGATCCAACGCCGGAGCTCCCCCTTGGCTCCATCAATCGCCTCCGAACAAAGCAGCTCACCACGAATCACAACCCAATTCGTCGATTCCCCCACAAAATACCTCCTGAAATCCCCAAACCGTGCCAATCGCTCAAGATCGTCGCCTCTGCTCTCCCGATCGAAGCCCTAAAGACGCTCTCGAAGCCATCGATGCCTCGAAATTCAAACGGGGGTTCGTTGGATGGGGGAATCACGGCGGAGCCGATCGAAGCGGGAAGAGGAAACGAAAGGGGAAGCGTTTAGTGAAGGCAATGGATCGTTATATAGAGCTCGCCCACATCTCTCTATCCTCCTTTacatttttttcttatatagCGTATATATTTAATTTGCAGCGGTTTAAACCGTATTGCAGAAGAGGATGTGCTCACCGTCAAGTGAGAGAGATATCACACTCAGGAAGTTAGAAGCCGCGTGGTTTTTTCAAGGTAACCTCACCGGAGGTTCGGTGGGTAGCGGAAGGGGGAAACAGACGACGCCACCCGAAGTCGCGTACCCAATGTCTTTGCCGTAGGGCCCCAGCGAGTACTCTACTGTGGTCGTCACGTATACGTACATTCTTACGCGGAGTAGTACGGGAGGGGGAATCGGGTACGGTATACAGAGATGTTGCAGGGACTCATCTCCATTAAAGAATGGAAAGGGGAAGATACGAAGAGAAGAATAGCCGACAGCTTTTCTTCCATCGAGGCCTCGACACGTTGTCCGCCGTGCACCGATATTAGCAATGTGACGCAAGAAGCTTCCGCGGACAAGTCGTCAGCCATTTCAAGTGCCTTTTCGAGTGCATTTCTCCTTTGTTATTTACGAGTAGAAAAATATTCTATGAATAATTgatgaataaatatattttttaaaagataaatgatgaCTTAACGAACGTTATTACCTTACTTTCTTATTTTTCTAATTGATTAGTATCGTAGCCTTGATTAATCTTGAACAGGAGGCATAAAGTCGTCCAGATGACGCTAATGATGATCTGATAAGGTAAATGACACAACATCGAGTATCCAAGATGATTTAAAGGTAGATTTAAAGGAGTCATTGACTTCCCGAAGTGATCCCGAGGTTGATCCGAGGTGGATTCTAGTCTCCTCGAGGGTCTTGCACGAAAGTCAACCTTGGGAGGGATTTTCCAACCCAACTTCTTCGATGGTCAAGCTAATATTATGAAGTTATGAGagtgaaatgacttgcaatgagAGAGGTTTAACCCCAGAGTAAACGCTCGGGGCAGGGGGGGTCATTCATGATCATCACAATAccctcattttgttatttgtccaTGTGGACAATTGGTTCGTATGATCCTCTACGGTTTGTCGTCCATAGAGAACGACAAAAAAGGGGGAGTTGATCTGATTGATCACCTGAGGATCGCTGCCCATGACGACTAACGATGTTAGCTCGTATGACTCCTTGCAACTTGTCATTTGAAGAGATCGACATAATGGGAGTGTAGGTCTGATCGATCGATCGCTCGAATACCACAACCTCTGGCGACCACTAGAGTTAGCCCATACTACCTCTCGTGGACTATTATCCACGACGACTATCAAGTTGTTGCATAAGCAGGGGGGATGACGTAGCCTTTATCCACCACATCAACTCCATTATGATAGTCCACTGGCGAGTTATGATTGACGTCAGAACATACCATATCAATTAGATTTCGAGTTttgattgattaaaaatatttattacatcattaaatttagcttttgattaatttaaataaaaaatatatatttaattaggATTCGAATTCGAGCTATTAGATAATTAGTTGAATTGTAAATTAAGGTAAAGAATTTACTTGAAAAAAATACCTATAAAAAAGTATAAATTAGGAAACTTTGAGCATGACAATGTAGTGCATCAAACAGTGGTAACTAAAATGCACATCCCCTCCTCCTTTCGTTGAGTGAATTCAGCAGTCTGTGATGATACCAACTTAGGCCAGAAATCAATACAATTTAACCCTCAAAACCGAGTTTAGGAGGATTGGCGTTTTCCCTCCATTTAATTCTTCGACTGAGACTTCATTGAGGGTGATGGGCTGATGGAAACCTTTTCCTACAGCAGTGGGTCGCTCAATGTATGATATCTTCAAAGGAGGAGCTCTTGGAAGTGTGTGAAAGGTTAGGAAGACCTTTCCATGTACACTTCACGTCCAATGGAGTCCCAGTCATGAGCCGGGAGGAAGGAATCTGTGTTGAAGAATGCACTTTGTGAGGGACAAACTTCCCTGCACTTC
The window above is part of the Musa acuminata AAA Group cultivar baxijiao chromosome BXJ1-1, Cavendish_Baxijiao_AAA, whole genome shotgun sequence genome. Proteins encoded here:
- the LOC103993464 gene encoding zinc finger A20 and AN1 domain-containing stress-associated protein 8, with the translated sequence MEHDETGCQAREGPILCINNCGFFGSAATMNMCSKCHKEMIQKQERAKMAASSIDSLVNGSSSGSGKEHVVSGNADVAVVSVEPKMISAQTSNASGLTEAGEAKAKEGPNRCGTCRKRVGLTGFSCRCGNLFCTVHRYSDKHDCPFDYRKAAQDAIAKANPVVKAEKLDKI
- the LOC135671998 gene encoding transcription factor bHLH48-like; this translates as MEPRGSSGVGSGNSGTYTPEIAESLRFEEEIQSLIDPSFDASSAAGGSFTALLGLPANQAVELLHHPGPGEPPASAATDTLRLPFGCSSTFVERAARFSVFATDDSPASSSGGGLSPGLKAEPPDSDSPPTLPAPAGKPRRPSKRKECEKSKAKAVAKKSKSAEENTSAAKPAAEENTSGDKLPYVHVRARRGQATDSHSLAERARREKINARMKLLQELVPGCSKITGTALVLDEIINHVQSLQRQVEFLSMKLAAVNPRIDFSGLDHILSAECGPLAVASGCGGGASDPAMWASDTAASTGGIRRMPAPPQIWHLDVVHPQQSSTVWENNGVAHPHFLLSPATSLVGYDPASSVPLNSNRLKTEL